A DNA window from Shewanella baltica contains the following coding sequences:
- a CDS encoding aspartate aminotransferase family protein, with amino-acid sequence MADLPLNSSSDASHQSSTEHPSLEHFWMPFTANRQFKTNPRLLTKAEGMYYTDIDGNKVLDATAGLWCCNAGHGRKEISEAVSKQIKEMDYAPSFQMGHPIAFELAERLVELSPEGLNKVFFTNSGSESVDTALKMALCYHRANGQASRTRFIGREMGYHGVGFGGISVGGLSNNRKAFSGQLLQGVDHLPHTLDIQNAAFTRGLSHFGAEKAEVLQQLVTLHGAENIAAVIVEPMSGSAGVILPPQGYLKRLREITKKHGILLIFDEVITAFGRVGAAFASQRWGVIPDIITTAKAINNGAIPMGAVFVQDFIHDTCMQGPNELIEFFHGYTYSGHPVAAAAALATLSIYENEQLFERSFELERYFEDAVHSLKGLPNVIDIRNTGLVAGIQFSPNAQGAGKRGYGVFEHCFRHGTLVRATGDIIAMSPPLIVDKREIDQMVNSLSDAINAVG; translated from the coding sequence ATGGCCGATTTGCCGCTCAATTCCTCAAGTGATGCTTCACATCAATCTTCAACTGAGCATCCCTCACTTGAACATTTCTGGATGCCTTTTACCGCCAACCGCCAATTCAAAACCAACCCGCGGTTACTCACCAAAGCGGAAGGCATGTATTACACGGATATTGATGGCAATAAGGTATTAGATGCTACCGCAGGTTTATGGTGTTGTAACGCAGGCCATGGTCGCAAAGAAATCAGCGAAGCGGTCAGCAAACAAATTAAAGAGATGGACTACGCGCCCTCCTTCCAAATGGGTCACCCTATCGCCTTTGAACTTGCCGAGCGCTTAGTCGAGCTCAGTCCTGAAGGATTAAACAAAGTCTTCTTTACTAACTCAGGTTCTGAGTCCGTCGATACAGCACTTAAGATGGCACTTTGCTATCACAGAGCCAACGGTCAAGCCTCACGCACTCGCTTTATTGGGCGCGAAATGGGTTACCACGGTGTCGGCTTTGGCGGCATCTCTGTGGGTGGGTTAAGCAATAATCGCAAGGCATTTAGCGGCCAGTTACTGCAAGGCGTCGATCACTTACCTCATACCTTAGATATCCAAAATGCGGCATTTACCCGTGGACTCTCACACTTTGGCGCAGAAAAAGCCGAGGTATTACAACAACTAGTGACCCTGCATGGCGCCGAGAATATTGCCGCCGTGATCGTTGAACCTATGTCGGGTTCAGCAGGGGTGATATTGCCGCCACAAGGTTACTTAAAACGTCTGCGTGAAATCACTAAAAAGCATGGCATCCTACTGATTTTTGATGAAGTCATTACCGCTTTTGGCCGCGTTGGCGCCGCCTTCGCGAGTCAGCGTTGGGGCGTTATTCCAGACATTATCACCACGGCTAAAGCCATCAATAACGGTGCGATTCCTATGGGCGCAGTGTTCGTGCAAGATTTTATCCACGACACTTGCATGCAAGGCCCTAATGAACTGATTGAGTTCTTCCACGGCTACACCTATTCCGGTCATCCAGTGGCCGCGGCTGCGGCGCTTGCCACCCTATCGATTTATGAGAATGAGCAATTATTCGAACGAAGTTTTGAGCTTGAGCGCTACTTTGAAGACGCCGTGCACAGCCTCAAAGGGTTGCCGAATGTGATTGATATTCGCAACACAGGGCTAGTCGCTGGGATTCAATTCTCCCCTAACGCTCAAGGCGCGGGTAAACGGGGTTACGGCGTATTTGAACACTGCTTCCGCCATGGCACTTTAGTGCGAGCCACGGGCGACATTATTGCCATGTCACCACCACTGATTGTCGATAAACGCGAGATAGACCAAATGGTTAATAGCCTAAGCGATGCCATTAACGCCGTTGGATAA